Proteins encoded by one window of Pyxidicoccus trucidator:
- a CDS encoding archaeosortase/exosortase family protein has product MTRATALVLTLQLVAGWPAWRWWLTRMRDGSDEPWGVVALVALVLLCVRGARHPLAPVHLGLLAAANLALAAAHPLLPPLVHAACCVLCVTALLARASTGSAFHLPTWLLALLALPVLASVQFYLGYPLRLAAAVLAVPMLQLLGLPAVRAGVDLQLASTVVQVDAPCSGARMLWVGLFLAVVLAHVLRLDAARTLLTCALAGLAVVLGNALRVSTLALVETGRVAGPDWLHEGVGAGTFVLVALAILAAATWLRGGEAPREVVG; this is encoded by the coding sequence GTGACGCGCGCCACCGCCCTCGTGCTCACGCTGCAGCTCGTCGCCGGCTGGCCCGCGTGGCGCTGGTGGCTCACGCGCATGCGGGACGGCTCCGACGAGCCGTGGGGCGTGGTGGCGCTGGTCGCCCTCGTGCTCCTGTGCGTCCGTGGCGCGCGTCACCCGCTCGCGCCCGTGCACCTCGGACTGCTGGCCGCCGCCAACCTCGCGCTCGCCGCCGCGCACCCGCTGCTGCCTCCGCTGGTGCATGCGGCCTGCTGCGTGCTGTGCGTCACCGCCCTGCTTGCGCGCGCGTCCACGGGCAGCGCCTTCCACCTGCCCACCTGGCTGCTCGCGCTCCTCGCGCTGCCGGTGCTCGCCTCCGTGCAGTTCTACCTGGGATATCCCCTGCGGCTCGCGGCAGCCGTGCTGGCCGTGCCGATGCTGCAGCTGCTCGGGCTGCCCGCCGTGCGCGCGGGGGTGGACCTGCAGCTGGCCTCCACGGTGGTGCAGGTGGACGCGCCGTGCAGCGGGGCACGCATGCTGTGGGTGGGACTGTTCCTGGCGGTGGTGCTCGCCCACGTCCTGCGGCTGGACGCGGCGCGCACCCTGCTCACCTGCGCGCTCGCGGGCCTCGCCGTGGTGCTGGGCAACGCCCTGCGCGTCAGCACGCTCGCCCTGGTGGAGACCGGCCGCGTCGCGGGCCCGGACTGGCTGCACGAGGGCGTGGGGGCCGGCACCTTCGTCCTGGTGGCGCTCGCCATCCTCGCGGCCGCCACCTGGCTGCGGGGCGGAGAAGCGCCACGGGAGGTGGTGGGATGA
- a CDS encoding YdeI/OmpD-associated family protein, with protein MPKKPAVNEAEVIAFRDAAKFEAWLDKHVDLQAGVWLKLAKKGSGVPSLTDDEAVDIGLCYGWISGQRKSCDEVYYLQKYVPRRPSSRWSQVNVAKVEKLLAAGRMRPSGLAEVEAAKADGRWAAAYASQRTATVPPDLAAALAASRKAARAFEALGKTQQYAVILKLVTARTATARAAQLRKALTALEARGAP; from the coding sequence GTGCCGAAGAAGCCTGCCGTCAACGAGGCCGAGGTGATTGCCTTCCGCGACGCCGCGAAGTTCGAGGCCTGGCTGGACAAGCACGTCGACCTGCAGGCCGGGGTGTGGCTGAAGCTCGCGAAGAAGGGGTCGGGCGTCCCGTCGCTGACCGACGACGAGGCGGTCGACATCGGCCTGTGCTACGGCTGGATCTCCGGCCAGCGCAAGTCCTGCGACGAGGTCTACTACCTGCAGAAGTACGTGCCCCGCCGGCCCTCCAGTCGCTGGTCGCAAGTCAATGTGGCCAAGGTCGAGAAGCTGCTCGCGGCCGGACGGATGCGACCGTCAGGCCTGGCCGAGGTCGAGGCCGCCAAGGCTGACGGGCGGTGGGCCGCCGCCTACGCGTCGCAGCGCACTGCCACCGTCCCACCCGATCTCGCCGCCGCCCTGGCGGCGAGCCGGAAGGCGGCGCGAGCGTTCGAGGCGCTCGGCAAGACCCAGCAGTATGCGGTAATCCTGAAGCTCGTGACCGCCCGCACTGCTACGGCCCGCGCCGCCCAACTGCGCAAAGCCCTGACGGCGCTCGAAGCACGCGGCGCCCCGTGA